A stretch of Desulfobacter hydrogenophilus DNA encodes these proteins:
- a CDS encoding efflux transporter outer membrane subunit encodes MQKRFLFLSDIPWPGLCLIFIFITLFTGCKAVGPDYKPPDLFPEGSWHAPMQKGVTQAPAASEELAQWWTVLDDPVLTDLISRAVQNNLDVKLALARIRQYRLLKGIEEADRLPTVNASGGASWTGTSNEDGTGTVLKTYSAGLDASWEIDLFGRIQRSIEAADASLSAQQEALRDTLISLVGDLADSYIDVRTAQIRLDVVRQNIDSQTESFQLTQWQYQAGLTDELDVHQARYSLESAKAQIPALESVLSEAMNRVAVLSGLAPGTLHKSLASPTPLPTLPGTIAVGLPADALRRRPDIREAEYELIAQTAQVGVATADLYPELTLSGSIGMDALSPAELFDNILDPSHWARSLAASLSHTLFDAGSIRKNIEVQNSLQEQALIQYESAILSALEEVENALLAYAKEQTRLEHLTIAAEQALAAEDLAKKKYESGLIDFNTVLTSQQTVLSYQSDLATSRGTCVSNLITLYKVLGGGWTPVESDAPTGEQNESETQPTP; translated from the coding sequence ATGCAAAAACGCTTTTTATTTCTGTCAGACATCCCCTGGCCGGGCCTCTGTCTGATTTTCATTTTTATAACGCTGTTCACAGGCTGCAAAGCCGTGGGACCAGACTACAAACCGCCGGATCTTTTCCCTGAAGGGTCCTGGCATGCTCCCATGCAAAAGGGGGTGACCCAAGCACCGGCAGCCTCTGAAGAGCTGGCGCAATGGTGGACGGTACTCGATGACCCGGTGCTCACGGATCTGATTTCCCGTGCGGTTCAAAACAACCTGGATGTGAAACTGGCCCTGGCGCGCATTCGCCAGTACCGGCTGCTTAAGGGAATTGAAGAGGCCGATAGACTGCCCACCGTTAATGCCTCGGGCGGGGCGTCCTGGACCGGTACCAGCAATGAGGACGGTACCGGCACGGTTTTGAAAACCTATAGCGCCGGACTGGATGCAAGCTGGGAAATTGACCTGTTCGGCCGGATCCAGCGATCCATTGAAGCCGCGGACGCAAGTCTTTCAGCCCAGCAAGAGGCGCTGCGGGATACTCTGATCAGTCTTGTTGGAGATCTTGCCGACAGTTACATTGATGTACGCACAGCCCAGATACGCCTGGATGTGGTCCGGCAGAACATTGACTCCCAGACCGAATCCTTCCAGCTCACCCAGTGGCAGTACCAGGCTGGCCTGACCGATGAACTGGATGTCCACCAGGCCCGGTACAGCCTGGAAAGTGCCAAAGCCCAGATTCCGGCCCTTGAATCCGTCCTGTCCGAGGCCATGAACCGGGTGGCTGTGCTCTCGGGTCTTGCCCCCGGCACCCTGCACAAAAGCTTGGCATCCCCCACCCCCTTGCCCACCCTGCCGGGAACCATTGCCGTAGGACTTCCCGCAGATGCCCTGCGAAGGCGGCCCGATATCAGAGAGGCTGAATACGAACTCATTGCCCAGACCGCCCAGGTGGGGGTGGCTACGGCAGATCTTTATCCTGAACTGACCCTGTCCGGTTCCATTGGTATGGATGCTTTAAGCCCTGCCGAACTCTTTGACAATATTTTAGATCCATCCCACTGGGCCCGGTCCCTGGCCGCAAGCCTGTCCCACACCCTGTTTGACGCCGGCAGTATCCGTAAAAATATCGAGGTTCAGAATTCTTTGCAGGAACAGGCCCTGATCCAGTACGAATCTGCCATTCTGTCAGCCCTGGAAGAGGTGGAAAATGCCCTGCTGGCCTACGCCAAGGAGCAGACCCGGCTGGAACACCTGACCATTGCCGCCGAACAGGCCTTGGCCGCCGAAGACCTGGCAAAAAAGAAATACGAATCCGGCCTGATTGATTTCAACACAGTGCTGACATCCCAGCAGACCGTGTTATCCTATCAAAGTGATCTTGCCACAAGCCGGGGGACCTGTGTCTCCAATCTGATCACCCTTTACAAGGTCCTTGGCGGGGGCTGGACCCCGGTGGAATCTGATGCCCCAACAGGCGAACAAAACGAATCTGAAACACAACCAACCCCCTAA
- a CDS encoding FeoB-associated Cys-rich membrane protein, with translation MIGNLIVVLIVFCAVFYLYRHWKKISDPDSPSCGGCGGCQGSKPNNRNTIFKSMEDAEKKEE, from the coding sequence ATGATTGGAAACCTTATTGTCGTTTTAATTGTATTTTGTGCGGTTTTTTACCTGTACCGGCACTGGAAAAAAATAAGTGATCCTGATTCCCCCTCATGTGGCGGATGCGGTGGATGCCAGGGCAGTAAACCAAACAACCGGAACACTATTTTCAAATCCATGGAAGATGCAGAAAAAAAAGAGGAATAA
- a CDS encoding DUF4857 domain-containing protein has translation MNRNALAVYCILVILVSAVYLPILYDKIFIDDVEKTHLFLSPVSQDFILMEKIVGKVPDAARGFAFDHHSNLAYMKADGTYVPRKAFERHLPFIYYKNMEIIGVLPITLNGQTFDKKTIKAQRRVLEIKARDLADRYPEVPFYPLLESNPGQARLVFPENRFRMTDSDMEFINADANIVDTGLTEMYTHALEKKGFVFPARSVNGKFTVLKPFDEGVFLVDHNFHVFHVKRVDDKPSIAKTPISTDLKIRAIKVSENKQKKYYGMALSGDGRIFLLGYNNYGLTPVPLADYDPDRMDLKLIFNPLYCTAIYSDDTIIRAVAMDKNFVPIKTFVHTMSRATMTGAGKARDLLFPFTLKLGTTSSCGYVTARAVPGTIWSLAGMGICVLLFTGGTKTATGQWPGRLRIITVAFTGLYGLIAMIIAGVSE, from the coding sequence ATGAATCGCAATGCACTGGCTGTTTATTGTATTCTGGTCATACTGGTGTCCGCTGTGTATCTGCCCATACTTTATGACAAAATTTTTATTGATGATGTTGAAAAAACACACCTGTTTTTGAGCCCTGTGAGCCAGGATTTTATTTTAATGGAAAAAATTGTGGGAAAAGTGCCCGACGCTGCTAGAGGCTTTGCCTTTGACCACCACAGCAACCTTGCCTATATGAAAGCGGACGGCACCTACGTGCCCCGCAAGGCATTTGAACGGCATCTGCCCTTTATTTATTATAAAAATATGGAAATCATAGGGGTTTTACCCATCACTTTAAACGGGCAGACATTTGATAAAAAAACGATCAAGGCCCAGCGCCGGGTTCTGGAGATTAAGGCCAGGGACTTGGCTGACAGATATCCGGAAGTACCCTTCTATCCCCTGCTGGAATCCAACCCTGGTCAGGCCAGGCTTGTCTTTCCCGAAAACCGGTTTCGCATGACAGACAGTGATATGGAGTTTATCAATGCCGATGCCAATATTGTGGATACGGGGCTCACCGAAATGTACACCCATGCCCTTGAAAAAAAGGGATTTGTATTTCCTGCCCGGTCTGTGAACGGAAAATTTACCGTACTTAAACCCTTTGACGAAGGCGTGTTTCTTGTGGATCACAATTTTCATGTGTTTCATGTCAAACGGGTGGATGATAAACCTTCGATTGCTAAAACGCCTATTTCAACGGACTTGAAAATCCGGGCCATCAAGGTGTCGGAAAACAAACAGAAAAAATACTATGGTATGGCGCTTTCCGGGGACGGACGCATCTTTCTTTTAGGGTATAACAACTACGGGTTGACCCCTGTCCCCCTGGCAGATTATGACCCGGACCGCATGGATTTAAAGTTGATTTTCAATCCTTTATACTGCACGGCAATTTATTCCGATGACACCATCATCCGGGCCGTGGCCATGGATAAAAATTTTGTACCCATTAAAACCTTTGTCCACACCATGTCCCGGGCAACAATGACTGGTGCAGGAAAGGCCAGGGATCTGCTCTTTCCCTTTACCCTGAAACTTGGCACAACTTCAAGCTGCGGATATGTAACGGCCCGGGCCGTGCCCGGCACCATCTGGTCTCTGGCCGGCATGGGCATATGTGTGCTGCTCTTTACCGGCGGTACAAAAACAGCTACTGGTCAATGGCCCGGTAGGTTACGAATAATCACTGTGGCCTTTACAGGCCTTTACGGACTGATTGCCATGATTATCGCTGGGGTCAGTGAATAG
- a CDS encoding DUF4198 domain-containing protein, translating to MTQYINAHFRLSHKFLLFLVPALICFTAASALAHTLYIQPTRFMADKGKSIPFFFCYGHFIPVADGIRGKKLNKVQVIAPDGQAQTVAIMDGKGLHSHMVEYNAPGIWGLTAETTPGYYTFYKDKNGKERHAIKSIDKIKNRLGEVIKSYYSKQYAKTYVRCETPTEPFPANLGLPLELIPVQNLFKLKPGSTLELDVYLDGKPYTGKGTWDATYMGFSTQSEDNFYPQTPVEGSRVSISLPNPGRWFIRYFIKVDAPEQDKDKYLQMKLTTSLTLQIDNERKTAKPKSH from the coding sequence ATGACACAATACATCAACGCCCATTTTCGTCTATCACACAAGTTTCTACTTTTTCTGGTCCCGGCACTGATCTGTTTTACGGCGGCCAGTGCATTGGCCCACACCCTTTATATCCAGCCCACCCGTTTTATGGCCGATAAAGGCAAATCCATCCCCTTCTTTTTCTGTTACGGCCACTTCATCCCTGTGGCGGATGGTATCCGTGGCAAAAAACTGAACAAGGTCCAGGTCATTGCACCTGACGGCCAGGCCCAAACCGTCGCGATTATGGACGGCAAAGGGCTGCATTCACACATGGTGGAATACAATGCCCCCGGTATCTGGGGTCTGACCGCTGAAACGACACCCGGGTATTACACCTTTTATAAGGATAAGAACGGCAAAGAACGGCATGCCATCAAATCCATTGACAAGATCAAAAACCGGCTGGGTGAAGTAATTAAAAGCTATTATTCCAAGCAATATGCCAAAACCTATGTTAGATGCGAGACCCCCACAGAGCCTTTCCCGGCCAACCTGGGCCTGCCCCTGGAATTGATACCTGTACAGAATCTATTTAAATTGAAACCAGGGAGCACGCTGGAACTTGATGTGTACCTGGACGGCAAACCCTATACAGGTAAGGGAACATGGGATGCAACTTACATGGGATTCTCCACCCAGTCGGAGGACAATTTTTACCCGCAGACACCAGTTGAGGGGTCAAGGGTTTCCATTTCCCTGCCCAACCCAGGCAGATGGTTTATCCGTTATTTTATTAAAGTGGATGCCCCTGAACAGGATAAAGACAAATATCTTCAGATGAAGCTGACCACCTCTTTGACATTACAAATTGATAATGAACGCAAAACAGCCAAACCCAAATCCCATTAA